One part of the Pseudomonadota bacterium genome encodes these proteins:
- the rpsR gene encoding 30S ribosomal protein S18, with protein sequence MKESAFKKRKTFTRRKFCRFCVDTALYIDYKDVRTLRNFVTERGKIIPQRIFGTCAKHQRQLTEAIKRARQIALLPYSGYPQF encoded by the coding sequence ATGAAAGAATCCGCTTTTAAAAAAAGAAAGACCTTTACACGAAGGAAATTCTGTAGATTTTGCGTAGATACTGCACTTTACATCGATTACAAGGATGTAAGAACATTAAGAAATTTCGTGACCGAGAGGGGGAAAATTATTCCTCAAAGAATCTTTGGCACCTGCGCAAAACATCAAAGGCAACTCACGGAAGCAATAAAAAGGGCACGCCAGATCGCTCTTCTGCCGTATTCCGGTTACCCGCAGTTTTAG
- the rpsF gene encoding 30S ribosomal protein S6 has translation MRRYETIFIIRPNVSEEGIDALIEKFSGIIQKFDGEAVNVDKWGMKKLAYHIKKERQGYYLYIEYASNPDAVNEIERISRIDDQVLKYITVKTQDVYEPGPIKGREKPASAIDITGDGSRTHDRDADDSSDSDE, from the coding sequence ATGCGCAGGTATGAAACCATTTTCATCATCAGGCCGAATGTCAGTGAAGAAGGCATTGATGCACTCATCGAAAAATTCAGCGGAATTATCCAGAAGTTTGATGGCGAAGCAGTCAATGTAGATAAGTGGGGCATGAAAAAGCTTGCCTATCATATCAAGAAAGAAAGGCAAGGATATTATCTCTACATTGAATATGCCAGTAACCCCGATGCGGTTAACGAAATCGAGCGTATTTCTCGAATCGATGATCAAGTGTTGAAATACATTACCGTGAAAACACAGGACGTGTATGAACCTGGCCCAATCAAAGGCCGGGAGAAACCCGCTTCCGCTATCGATATCACCGGAGACGGCTCAAGAACGCACGACCGTGATGCGGATGATTCATCCGACTCAGACGAATAG
- the mazG gene encoding nucleoside triphosphate pyrophosphohydrolase — protein sequence MESTSNKISKLKKIIARLREPDGCPWDIKQTPQTFKHYLIEEAHELYDALDLGNPDHIREELGDLLFQIIFINNLFEENGHFSFDDVIDGITEKMIRRHPHVFENYIPESEEALRRKWQSIKDIENKDKNNSIMASLPKSLPTMLKAQKISSRAARCGFEWQDMAMPLEKLSEEITELKEALVTENKSHIAEEIGDILFTTINIARLCNVNADEALQKVIKKFVSRFSEIEKSVTEQGKKISDHSLEELLVLWNHAKQKNRPNDQNNH from the coding sequence ATGGAATCAACCAGCAACAAAATCAGCAAATTAAAAAAAATTATTGCCCGCCTGCGTGAGCCGGACGGCTGTCCCTGGGATATCAAGCAAACACCTCAGACATTCAAACATTATCTGATTGAGGAGGCTCATGAGCTTTATGACGCACTAGACCTTGGTAATCCCGATCACATCAGAGAAGAGCTGGGTGACCTTTTGTTTCAGATAATTTTCATCAATAACCTCTTTGAAGAAAATGGCCACTTCTCCTTTGACGACGTTATCGACGGCATCACCGAAAAAATGATCCGTCGCCATCCCCATGTATTTGAGAATTATATTCCGGAATCAGAAGAAGCCCTTCGAAGAAAATGGCAAAGCATCAAGGACATTGAAAACAAGGACAAAAACAACAGCATTATGGCCTCACTCCCAAAGTCCCTGCCAACCATGCTAAAAGCTCAAAAAATTTCCAGCAGAGCCGCCAGATGCGGTTTTGAATGGCAGGATATGGCCATGCCGCTGGAAAAATTGTCCGAAGAAATCACTGAACTCAAAGAAGCCCTGGTCACAGAAAACAAATCCCATATTGCCGAAGAGATCGGCGACATTCTGTTCACCACGATAAACATCGCCAGGCTTTGTAATGTCAATGCGGATGAGGCATTACAGAAGGTAATCAAAAAATTCGTATCAAGATTCTCAGAGATCGAAAAGTCTGTAACCGAGCAAGGGAAAAAGATATCAGACCATAGTCTTGAGGAATTATTGGTTCTCTGGAATCATGCCAAACAAAAAAACAGGCCAAATGACCAAAATAATCATTGA
- a CDS encoding AP2 domain-containing protein — MDKKILLEKHKDIARIDQESKRTHGWYVRVRYYGKTHSKFFSDGKCGGRYSSLLSALAWRDETEKKLGKVRTDKHIVTVSNTKTGVVGVRLNEKLNRYEVSWVNPHSKQGKTSVSIRKHGKKKAFELACSIRKTKETERLAA; from the coding sequence GTGGATAAAAAAATTCTTTTGGAAAAGCATAAAGACATCGCAAGAATTGACCAGGAATCAAAACGAACTCATGGCTGGTATGTCAGGGTTCGGTATTATGGTAAAACTCATTCGAAGTTTTTTTCAGATGGCAAGTGTGGTGGAAGGTATTCAAGTCTACTTTCTGCCTTGGCATGGCGTGATGAAACTGAAAAGAAGTTAGGGAAAGTACGTACCGACAAACACATCGTAACTGTAAGCAACACAAAGACCGGTGTTGTCGGGGTGCGCTTGAATGAAAAATTGAACAGATATGAAGTGAGCTGGGTTAACCCTCACAGTAAACAGGGCAAAACTTCAGTTTCCATCAGAAAGCATGGAAAAAAGAAAGCTTTTGAATTGGCCTGCAGCATCAGAAAAACGAAAGAAACTGAAAGACTTGCCGCCTAG
- a CDS encoding response regulator transcription factor has protein sequence MSDEKTKAPEKNSPPRMKVLIAEDNKVVRKGLNNFLKKWGFDPIEADNGDDAWKIIAENHDILLAIIDWNLPGITGMQICQRLRTRTSGPYVYTIMFSARKSKEEQILALDGGADEYLVKPCKPSELRARLGVGKRILEHAFGHKLSS, from the coding sequence ATGAGCGATGAAAAAACTAAAGCACCAGAAAAAAATTCCCCTCCGCGCATGAAAGTACTTATTGCGGAAGATAATAAAGTTGTCCGTAAAGGACTGAACAATTTTCTTAAAAAATGGGGTTTTGATCCTATCGAAGCTGATAATGGCGACGACGCATGGAAAATAATCGCAGAAAATCACGATATCCTGCTCGCCATTATCGACTGGAACCTTCCGGGAATTACCGGCATGCAGATATGCCAACGACTGCGCACCAGAACTTCAGGCCCCTATGTCTACACAATTATGTTCAGTGCAAGAAAATCCAAAGAAGAACAGATACTCGCCCTGGACGGGGGAGCGGATGAATATCTCGTCAAGCCTTGCAAACCTTCAGAATTAAGAGCTCGACTCGGAGTCGGCAAACGTATTCTTGAACATGCTTTCGGACACAAACTTAGCTCGTAA
- a CDS encoding manganese-dependent inorganic pyrophosphatase, whose protein sequence is MSVNVVGHSNPDTDSVAAAIAYAHYLNETGTEAVACMQINESKLNPESKTVLAKFGLAAPKEMTDAAGKKVALVDFSDIGQAPANIKDATVVGIVDHHKIGDITTNNPIFAYCQPVGCTCTVLYEMFKNNKVNLPKNIAGAMLSAILSDTVNFKSPTCTPADKAAVAALKGVAGVSDTDGLFMEMLKAKSSVAGVPIKDLLFRDYKDFDMNGKKVGIGQIELASLDQVADIRAALYKAVQEVKAEGRHSVLFMLTDVVKEGTDLMVASDDAALIEKTFKGKIVGQSMWVAGMMSRKKQAVPPLQTAFGC, encoded by the coding sequence ATGTCTGTAAACGTTGTAGGTCATTCTAATCCCGATACCGATTCTGTTGCAGCTGCAATCGCTTATGCCCATTATCTTAATGAGACGGGGACGGAAGCTGTTGCCTGTATGCAAATTAATGAATCAAAACTTAATCCCGAGAGCAAGACTGTTCTTGCAAAGTTCGGCCTTGCTGCACCCAAGGAAATGACAGACGCAGCCGGTAAAAAAGTTGCGCTTGTTGATTTCAGTGATATTGGTCAGGCGCCGGCTAATATCAAGGATGCTACTGTTGTCGGCATTGTTGATCATCATAAAATTGGTGATATCACCACCAACAATCCTATTTTTGCGTACTGTCAGCCTGTTGGATGCACCTGCACCGTACTCTATGAAATGTTCAAGAATAATAAGGTCAATTTACCCAAAAATATCGCTGGTGCGATGCTTTCCGCAATCCTGAGCGACACGGTCAATTTCAAATCGCCAACCTGTACCCCTGCTGACAAGGCTGCGGTTGCAGCCCTGAAAGGCGTTGCCGGGGTTTCCGATACTGACGGGCTTTTCATGGAAATGCTCAAAGCAAAATCATCAGTCGCTGGTGTGCCTATTAAAGATCTGCTTTTCCGAGATTATAAAGATTTTGATATGAACGGCAAAAAAGTCGGCATCGGTCAGATCGAACTTGCTTCACTTGATCAGGTTGCTGATATCCGCGCCGCCCTTTACAAGGCGGTTCAAGAGGTCAAGGCAGAAGGTCGTCATTCGGTTCTTTTCATGCTTACTGATGTTGTCAAGGAAGGCACCGATCTTATGGTCGCCTCTGATGATGCAGCGCTTATCGAGAAAACCTTTAAAGGTAAAATCGTCGGCCAGTCAATGTGGGTCGCCGGCATGATGAGCCGCAAGAAACAGGCTGTACCGCCGCTTCAGACTGCTTTCGGTTGCTAA